A single Roseofilum reptotaenium CS-1145 DNA region contains:
- the priA gene encoding primosomal protein N', with translation MISKLDRLQPPITSCRVAASKNPFYIQTSSSDRQCWVEVLLDVDQQELEEEEPKLYTYAIGSNLRVQLGDILIVPCRSQQVGAIAIRLLSAPPADFPPEKIKSVHEVISSGFFPPSYWQLLNQVADYYHTSLIRVIRMALPPGLLARSQRRIRLTESIPKEAQVFLDFSAKELLNVLSSRKTGDSSWRKLKKQVYQADRALKDLLKRGWVESYLEPPQPPRPKRQQVVTLVKSTLPKPQELTPRQHEILSLLHRHGGQMFISELVEQGQTHPGLIKALEQNQWVAIQERVVTLMKSTLPSPQELTLRQEEVLSLLRCQGGKMLLSELAKQGKTNSRLIRTLEEKQWVTIEGQMVTLVKSVLPETERLTQQQYDILNLLRCQGRQMFFSELQTSVGLIKTLEEKKWVAIQEEVVTLVKSVLPETERLTDKQYEVLNLLARHGRQMFVSELLEQGQVDSEVIKTLEQKQWVVIEEQEQLRYDTGPMPDRDTPKPLTPAQAEALQAIQERSDYHPFLLHGITGSGKTEVYLQAIAPILEQGQSILVLVPEIGLTPQLTDRFRARFGEKIRVYHSALSDGERYDTWRQMLQGTPQIVIGTRSAVFAPLPSLGLIILDEEHDTSFKQSQPAPTYHARQVAQWRAQLENCPLILGSATPSMETWFSSGPGKTCTRLSLPERVGNRQLPPISIVDLRRELKQGNRSIFSRSLQDQLRRLGDRQQQGILFIPRRGHSTFVSCRSCGYVLECPHCDVSLSYHYTHQGATERLRCHYCNFSQVQPSHCPECQSPYLKHFGTGTQRVTHELAKLFPELRVIRFDSDTTRTKNAHRTLLTRFVRGEADLLVGTQMLTKGLDIPGVTLVGVVAADGLLHQGDYRAGEEAVQILTQVAGRAGRGDDPGQVIIQTYSPDHRAIQAVQQNAYAMFMQQELQEREAYHYPPYSSLVLFRFSGLDLMEVQTAADRVADVLESRPGGYQVLGPAPARVMRVSDAYRWQILLKFPPREEINLPSLAELRSLHSKRVSLSLDIDPLNFG, from the coding sequence ATGATCAGTAAACTCGATCGCCTGCAACCACCCATTACGAGTTGCCGAGTGGCTGCCTCGAAGAATCCGTTTTATATCCAGACTTCCTCTTCTGATCGGCAGTGCTGGGTGGAGGTTTTGCTGGATGTGGATCAGCAAGAATTAGAGGAAGAGGAGCCAAAGCTCTATACCTATGCAATTGGCTCCAACTTGAGGGTGCAGCTAGGGGATATTTTGATCGTACCTTGTCGTTCTCAGCAGGTGGGGGCGATCGCCATTCGTTTGTTGTCTGCACCTCCAGCAGATTTCCCCCCAGAAAAGATTAAGTCGGTTCATGAGGTGATTAGTTCGGGATTTTTTCCCCCCAGTTATTGGCAACTCTTAAACCAAGTAGCCGATTATTACCATACGTCCTTGATCCGGGTGATTCGCATGGCTCTACCTCCAGGATTATTGGCCAGATCCCAACGTCGCATCCGCTTAACGGAGTCCATTCCCAAAGAGGCGCAAGTATTTCTGGATTTCTCAGCCAAAGAACTGCTGAATGTCCTCTCTAGTAGAAAAACTGGGGATTCTTCTTGGCGCAAGCTGAAAAAACAGGTATACCAGGCTGATCGCGCACTGAAAGATTTGTTAAAACGGGGATGGGTGGAAAGCTACCTGGAACCCCCCCAACCGCCTCGTCCGAAACGCCAACAGGTGGTAACCCTTGTTAAATCCACGTTACCCAAACCCCAAGAGTTAACCCCTCGACAACATGAAATCTTAAGCCTTTTGCATCGTCATGGGGGGCAAATGTTTATCAGTGAACTGGTGGAACAGGGCCAAACCCATCCAGGATTAATCAAGGCCTTAGAGCAAAATCAGTGGGTAGCGATTCAGGAGCGAGTGGTAACCCTCATGAAGTCTACGTTACCCTCACCCCAAGAGTTAACCCTACGACAAGAGGAAGTTTTAAGCCTTTTGCGTTGTCAGGGAGGGAAGATGTTGCTTAGTGAACTGGCGAAACAGGGCAAAACAAATTCTCGGTTAATCAGAACCTTGGAGGAAAAACAGTGGGTGACTATTGAAGGGCAGATGGTAACCCTGGTTAAATCGGTTTTACCGGAAACAGAACGATTAACTCAGCAGCAATATGACATCTTAAACCTTTTGCGTTGTCAGGGAAGGCAAATGTTCTTTAGTGAACTTCAGACTTCTGTGGGGTTAATCAAGACTTTGGAGGAAAAGAAATGGGTGGCGATTCAGGAAGAGGTGGTAACCCTGGTCAAATCAGTTTTACCAGAAACAGAACGATTAACTGACAAGCAATATGAGGTCTTAAACCTTCTTGCTCGTCATGGCAGGCAAATGTTTGTAAGTGAGCTACTGGAGCAAGGCCAAGTCGATTCAGAGGTGATCAAAACCTTAGAGCAAAAGCAATGGGTCGTTATTGAAGAACAGGAACAGTTACGGTACGATACGGGCCCCATGCCCGATCGCGATACACCTAAACCGCTGACACCCGCGCAAGCTGAAGCTTTGCAAGCCATTCAGGAGCGATCGGATTATCATCCCTTTCTGCTCCATGGGATTACCGGATCGGGGAAAACGGAGGTCTATCTTCAGGCGATCGCCCCCATTCTAGAGCAAGGACAATCCATCCTGGTGCTAGTACCAGAAATTGGCCTCACCCCCCAACTGACGGATCGCTTTCGGGCCCGGTTTGGAGAAAAAATCCGCGTTTACCACAGTGCCCTATCCGATGGGGAACGTTACGATACCTGGCGGCAAATGCTCCAAGGAACCCCTCAAATCGTCATTGGAACCCGATCCGCCGTTTTTGCCCCTTTGCCCAGTCTGGGCTTAATTATCTTGGATGAGGAACACGATACCAGTTTCAAACAAAGCCAGCCTGCTCCTACCTACCATGCTCGTCAGGTGGCTCAATGGCGGGCCCAACTGGAAAATTGCCCCCTGATTTTGGGTAGCGCCACCCCATCGATGGAAACCTGGTTTAGCAGCGGGCCGGGAAAAACCTGCACGCGGCTCAGTTTACCAGAACGAGTGGGAAACCGGCAACTTCCTCCCATTTCCATTGTCGATCTACGTCGAGAACTGAAACAGGGAAATCGGTCTATTTTTAGCCGTAGTCTACAAGATCAGTTAAGGCGTTTAGGCGATCGCCAGCAACAAGGCATTCTCTTTATTCCCCGTCGCGGCCATAGTACATTTGTCTCCTGTCGCAGTTGTGGATATGTTCTCGAATGTCCCCATTGTGACGTTTCCCTCTCCTACCACTACACCCATCAGGGAGCTACAGAACGGTTGCGTTGTCATTATTGCAACTTTTCCCAGGTTCAACCCTCCCACTGTCCCGAATGTCAATCGCCCTACCTGAAACACTTTGGCACCGGAACCCAACGGGTGACTCATGAGTTAGCCAAGCTCTTTCCAGAACTGCGGGTGATTCGGTTTGACAGCGATACGACCCGCACCAAAAACGCCCATCGCACCCTACTGACTCGGTTTGTGCGAGGAGAAGCCGATTTATTGGTGGGAACCCAGATGTTAACCAAAGGATTGGATATTCCAGGGGTGACCCTGGTGGGAGTGGTGGCTGCTGATGGCTTATTGCATCAGGGAGACTATCGCGCTGGAGAGGAAGCCGTACAAATTTTAACCCAAGTTGCCGGTCGGGCCGGTCGTGGGGATGACCCCGGACAGGTTATTATTCAGACTTACTCGCCAGACCATCGCGCCATTCAAGCGGTGCAACAAAATGCTTATGCAATGTTTATGCAACAGGAGTTACAGGAGCGAGAAGCTTACCATTATCCGCCCTATTCTTCCTTAGTATTGTTTCGCTTCAGTGGCTTGGATCTCATGGAGGTGCAAACTGCTGCCGATCGAGTGGCGGACGTTTTAGAATCAAGACCAGGAGGGTATCAGGTCTTGGGGCCTGCCCCTGCACGGGTGATGCGGGTTTCTGATGCCTATCGTTGGCAGATTTTGCTCAAATTTCCTCCAAGAGAAGAAATAAATCTACCTTCTTTAGCTGAATTGCGATCGCTCCATTCCAAGAGAGTCAGTTTAAGCTTAGATATTGACCCTCTCAATTTTGGATAG
- a CDS encoding RNA polymerase sigma factor, RpoD/SigA family: protein MLNRPENNGLIDREYDNPQANSEAKASVLNALSLSPSDPEQSANSLSTGNWVDSIAFINEDTVGLFLKEMARYPLLSAEEEVILSRQVQEGMDLQKKQEKFLAKTGKKPTITDLARSSGLPASEIKTKLKHSQIAKQKIVRSNLRLVVSIAKRYVNRGVPFLDLIQEGALGLNRAAEKFDPEKGYKFSTYAYWWIRQGITRTLANHGRTVRLPIHVVEKLNKMRVMQQQLRQKLERSPSEGELAEALEISIPQLRYLHQVRRRSLSLNHRFGEDQDTELLDLLEDQGTQSPETLLSETMMRQEILSVLSDVLTEREKDIISLRYGLSTGKPYTLEEVSHLFNLSRERVRQIQTKAMRKLRRPQVAQRLKAWLR, encoded by the coding sequence ATGTTGAACAGACCAGAAAATAACGGATTGATCGATCGGGAATACGATAATCCCCAGGCAAACTCAGAGGCAAAAGCGTCTGTTTTAAACGCCCTTAGCTTATCCCCGTCAGACCCTGAACAGTCTGCCAACTCATTATCGACAGGAAATTGGGTAGATTCAATTGCTTTTATTAATGAAGATACCGTTGGACTATTCCTGAAAGAAATGGCCCGTTATCCCCTCCTGAGTGCAGAAGAAGAAGTTATCTTATCTCGACAAGTTCAAGAGGGAATGGATCTGCAAAAAAAGCAAGAAAAATTTCTAGCAAAGACGGGGAAAAAGCCGACGATTACAGATTTAGCTCGGTCCAGTGGTTTACCGGCATCTGAAATTAAAACTAAACTCAAACATAGCCAAATTGCCAAGCAAAAAATAGTGCGATCTAATCTGAGATTAGTGGTGTCAATTGCCAAACGGTATGTGAATCGAGGAGTCCCCTTTCTAGACCTCATTCAAGAAGGAGCATTGGGATTAAATCGAGCGGCCGAAAAGTTTGATCCCGAAAAAGGCTATAAGTTTTCAACCTATGCCTACTGGTGGATTCGCCAAGGGATCACCCGGACGTTGGCAAACCATGGACGCACGGTAAGATTGCCTATTCATGTGGTGGAAAAGCTGAATAAAATGCGAGTGATGCAACAGCAATTGCGTCAAAAACTCGAACGTAGCCCCAGCGAAGGTGAATTAGCCGAAGCATTGGAAATTTCGATTCCTCAATTGCGGTATTTGCATCAGGTACGCAGGCGATCGCTCTCTCTAAATCATCGATTTGGAGAAGACCAAGATACGGAATTACTCGATTTACTTGAAGATCAAGGAACTCAGTCCCCAGAAACCCTCCTGAGCGAAACTATGATGCGTCAGGAAATCCTATCGGTTCTCAGTGATGTCCTCACCGAACGAGAAAAAGATATTATTTCCTTAAGGTATGGGTTAAGTACGGGAAAACCCTATACTCTAGAAGAAGTCAGCCATTTGTTTAACCTCTCCCGCGAACGAGTGCGGCAAATTCAGACCAAAGCGATGCGGAAACTGCGCCGTCCTCAAGTTGCTCAACGGTTAAAGGCTTGGCTGCGCTAA
- a CDS encoding GNAT family N-acetyltransferase, whose protein sequence is MNPGDRPKLEIRLATRDDVPVLFDLISALAEYEQSSNQVIGCVADLEKHLFDRCYAEALIAQWEAKTAGFALFFPSYSTFRTQPGLHLENLFVLPQFRRKGIGRALLKSLGEITLERGYEHLEWATLDWNQSAIAFYESMGAQTLSNCCLYRVTGSAFTD, encoded by the coding sequence ATGAACCCTGGCGATCGCCCGAAGCTCGAGATCCGACTCGCAACCCGCGATGATGTACCCGTCCTGTTCGATTTGATTAGCGCTTTAGCTGAATACGAACAATCATCCAATCAAGTCATTGGGTGCGTGGCGGATCTAGAAAAACACCTGTTTGATCGGTGCTATGCAGAAGCCTTAATTGCCCAGTGGGAAGCAAAAACGGCGGGATTTGCTCTATTTTTCCCGAGTTATTCTACCTTTCGCACCCAACCTGGACTCCACCTCGAAAACCTGTTCGTGTTGCCTCAATTTCGCCGTAAAGGGATTGGTCGTGCCCTGTTAAAATCTTTGGGTGAAATTACCCTAGAGCGTGGTTATGAGCATCTGGAATGGGCAACTCTGGACTGGAATCAATCGGCGATCGCCTTTTACGAATCCATGGGCGCTCAAACTCTGAGCAACTGTTGCCTTTATCGCGTCACGGGTTCAGCATTTACGGATTGA
- a CDS encoding GNAT family N-acetyltransferase has translation MNLDQGDRPKLQIRLATRDDVTILFELIGALAEYEKLSHQVIGCATDLEKHLFDQHYVEALMAQWEGKSVGFALFFHNYSTFLTQPGLYLEDIFVRPEYRRKGIGSALLRTLAKIALDRGCGRFDWAVLDWNEPAIAFYERMGAQVLPDWRICRLTGSALTDLAG, from the coding sequence ATGAACCTCGATCAAGGCGATCGCCCGAAACTCCAGATCCGACTCGCAACCCGCGACGATGTAACCATTCTATTCGAGCTAATTGGCGCTTTAGCCGAATACGAAAAATTATCCCATCAAGTCATCGGGTGCGCCACCGATCTGGAAAAACACTTGTTCGATCAACACTATGTAGAAGCCTTAATGGCCCAATGGGAAGGAAAATCGGTAGGGTTTGCCCTCTTTTTCCATAACTATTCCACCTTTCTCACCCAACCCGGTCTCTATCTCGAAGATATTTTTGTCCGACCTGAATATCGCCGTAAAGGGATTGGATCGGCCCTGTTGAGAACTTTGGCAAAAATCGCCCTAGATCGCGGTTGTGGGCGCTTTGATTGGGCGGTATTGGACTGGAATGAACCGGCGATCGCCTTCTACGAACGGATGGGCGCTCAAGTGCTTCCCGACTGGCGAATTTGCCGCCTCACTGGTTCAGCCCTTACCGATTTAGCCGGTTAA
- a CDS encoding glycogen debranching protein, with protein MTIWVNEQIDPSGMIYACIACCDQKQAQECHDSFNNNLTEDQKQAGWSARMHTVSSWEEVPASALKLN; from the coding sequence ATGACTATTTGGGTCAACGAACAAATCGATCCCTCTGGCATGATCTATGCTTGCATTGCTTGTTGCGATCAAAAACAAGCACAAGAGTGCCATGACTCCTTCAACAACAACCTCACAGAAGACCAAAAACAAGCCGGATGGAGCGCTCGAATGCATACCGTTTCCTCTTGGGAAGAAGTGCCCGCAAGTGCGCTGAAGTTGAATTAA
- a CDS encoding glucose-6-phosphate isomerase, whose translation MDAATLWQRYQDWLYTHDSLRFYLDISRMRFDDRLVAQIQPKLDKAFAEMAKLESGAIANPDEGRMVGHYWLRNADLAPNPQLKAEINETLEAIHHFAQDIHSGAIKPPNAPQFTDILSIGIGGSALGPQFVAQALASSSPQLNIHFIDNTDPTGIDRTLGQLKDKLNTTLVIIISKSGGTPETRNGMIEAKAAYKAANLPHGPHFIAITGHESKLEQLAKSEHWLATFPMHDWVGGRTSELSAVGLVPAALQGIDINQMLAGAKEMDEATRIPSLKQNPAALLALSWYFAGNGKGEKDMVILPYQDSLLLFSRYLQQLVMESLGKEKDLDGNTVYQGIAVYGNKGSTDQHAYVQQLREGVPNFFVTFIEVLKDRDRPSPEVEPGVTCGDYLSGLLQGTRKALYENNRDSITVTIPEVTPRTVGALIALYERAVGLYATLVNINAYHQPGVEAGKKAAASVLQLQNQIMKALGESDGALSLVELATAANAPEEIEAVYKIVRHLAFNNRGVVLHGDATQLQELKVAKAI comes from the coding sequence AGCCTTTGCAGAAATGGCTAAACTGGAATCAGGGGCGATCGCCAACCCAGATGAAGGACGAATGGTGGGGCACTACTGGCTACGCAACGCCGATCTTGCACCTAACCCCCAACTCAAAGCTGAAATCAACGAAACCCTAGAAGCGATTCATCACTTCGCCCAAGATATCCACTCCGGAGCCATCAAACCCCCCAATGCTCCCCAATTCACTGATATTCTCTCCATTGGCATCGGTGGATCGGCCCTAGGGCCCCAATTTGTTGCTCAAGCCTTAGCCTCTTCCTCCCCTCAACTCAATATTCACTTTATTGACAACACCGATCCGACGGGTATTGACCGTACCCTAGGCCAACTCAAAGATAAACTTAATACCACCCTAGTCATTATCATCTCCAAATCTGGAGGCACGCCCGAAACCCGCAATGGCATGATCGAAGCCAAAGCGGCCTATAAAGCTGCCAACCTCCCCCATGGCCCCCACTTTATCGCCATTACCGGCCATGAGAGTAAACTGGAACAACTCGCTAAATCTGAACATTGGTTAGCTACCTTCCCCATGCATGACTGGGTAGGCGGACGCACCTCCGAACTCTCTGCTGTTGGTTTAGTTCCCGCCGCTCTACAAGGGATCGACATCAACCAAATGTTAGCGGGAGCCAAAGAAATGGATGAAGCCACCCGCATCCCCTCCCTCAAACAAAATCCTGCCGCTCTGCTTGCCCTTTCCTGGTACTTCGCTGGCAATGGTAAAGGAGAAAAAGACATGGTGATTTTGCCCTACCAAGACAGCTTGCTGCTCTTTAGCCGCTATCTCCAACAGTTAGTGATGGAATCTTTGGGTAAAGAAAAGGATTTAGACGGCAATACGGTCTATCAAGGGATTGCTGTTTATGGTAACAAAGGCTCCACCGACCAACATGCCTATGTCCAGCAGTTGCGCGAAGGTGTACCGAATTTCTTTGTCACCTTTATTGAAGTTCTGAAAGACCGCGATCGCCCTTCCCCCGAAGTAGAACCTGGCGTTACCTGTGGTGACTATCTGTCTGGACTATTGCAAGGAACCCGCAAAGCCTTATACGAAAATAACCGGGACTCCATTACCGTCACCATTCCCGAAGTCACCCCACGCACTGTAGGGGCATTGATTGCCCTCTATGAGCGGGCGGTCGGATTGTATGCCACTTTGGTGAATATCAATGCCTATCACCAACCTGGGGTAGAAGCTGGCAAAAAAGCTGCCGCTAGTGTTCTCCAGTTGCAAAATCAAATTATGAAAGCTTTAGGGGAGAGCGACGGAGCTTTATCTTTAGTAGAATTAGCGACTGCTGCCAACGCCCCAGAGGAAATTGAAGCGGTTTATAAAATTGTCCGCCATTTAGCCTTCAATAATCGTGGAGTTGTCTTGCACGGTGATGCTACTCAACTTCAAGAGTTAAAAGTGGCGAAGGCAATTTAA